A genomic stretch from Candidatus Zixiibacteriota bacterium includes:
- a CDS encoding aminotransferase class V-fold PLP-dependent enzyme: protein MDKLVYLDNGATTFPKPEEVYQMMDYSYRNYGVNPGRSGYDLCIVAGGLVEDTRKLLTRFFNGTDPNRLIFSYNATDALNLAIFGLLKEGDHAITTNIEHNSVLRPLYHLYRDSRVELDYIPFDSKGFVHPEDIAKKIKKNTRLVAVNHASNVIGTVQPVGEIGAICRQKGIPFLIDASQTAGKIPIDVQAMNIDVVAFTGHKSLMGPTGIGGLYVCDGVEISHTRAGGTGVRSAIRTHLEEYPYRLEYGTANLSGISGLKAGVDWIEKRGMHNIHELESRLLIMLRDGLKSIPGVILYCQEDLNDHIGVLAFNIDGLEAADTGTMLDVDYNIASRTGLHCAPLVHEQLGTDKIHGSVRFGIGPFNAEDDIRAAIKAVREIAESRKKR, encoded by the coding sequence ATGGACAAATTAGTTTATCTCGACAACGGCGCGACAACATTCCCAAAACCGGAAGAAGTCTACCAAATGATGGATTACTCTTACCGCAACTATGGAGTCAACCCCGGACGCTCCGGCTATGACCTCTGCATCGTGGCCGGCGGACTTGTGGAGGATACCCGAAAACTTCTCACCAGATTTTTTAACGGTACTGACCCCAACCGACTCATTTTTTCCTATAACGCCACGGATGCGCTGAATCTGGCCATTTTCGGACTGCTTAAGGAAGGGGATCACGCTATCACAACCAATATCGAGCATAATTCGGTGTTGCGGCCGCTCTATCATCTCTATAGGGACAGCAGAGTCGAGTTAGATTATATCCCGTTTGACAGCAAAGGGTTTGTCCATCCGGAGGATATCGCCAAGAAGATCAAGAAAAATACCCGCTTGGTGGCAGTCAACCATGCTTCGAATGTGATCGGCACAGTTCAGCCGGTCGGGGAAATCGGGGCCATCTGCCGCCAAAAAGGGATTCCATTCCTTATCGATGCCTCACAGACGGCTGGAAAAATCCCGATTGACGTTCAGGCAATGAATATTGATGTGGTCGCTTTCACTGGGCATAAGTCGCTCATGGGACCGACGGGTATTGGAGGACTGTATGTCTGCGATGGAGTGGAAATCAGCCATACCCGCGCCGGCGGCACCGGCGTGCGCTCGGCGATTCGTACGCATCTGGAGGAGTATCCCTATCGCCTTGAATATGGCACCGCCAACCTCTCGGGCATTTCCGGCCTGAAAGCCGGAGTGGATTGGATTGAAAAAAGGGGAATGCACAACATTCACGAGCTGGAGTCACGATTGCTCATTATGCTTCGCGACGGCCTGAAAAGCATACCGGGGGTCATACTATACTGTCAGGAAGATTTAAACGACCATATCGGCGTGCTCGCTTTCAATATCGATGGACTGGAGGCGGCCGATACCGGTACCATGCTCGATGTCGACTACAATATCGCCAGCCGCACGGGGCTCCATTGCGCCCCGCTGGTGCATGAGCAATTGGGCACCGATAAGATTCATGGCTCGGTTCGATTTGGAATCGGCCCGTTTAATGCTGAGGATGATATCAGGGCCGCCATTAAGGCGGTCAGGGAAATCGCCGAAAGCCGGAAGAAACGGTAA
- a CDS encoding dockerin type I repeat-containing protein has protein sequence MSRKPIAICTILILTLIFMAGAIPVGAVCGDVDGNGNINIQDIGHLIRYVYKAGPPPPNPQDADIDGSGAVNILDITRLLNFLYRGGPQPTCAPPPFDFPNTPGSWWKYYRYNYLNGKLDSFLVTANESGDFVYGFDSGTETQDIRIVGNQVYAGPISVWNWCMDVPYTFPLVVGAKWGNSGMCLPNSWEFFADFDVTGKEIATVPAGVFSESHLISSTWAVDESGPSGFRNEWFVPGVGTVKLELKNRLLGPPDTWFCNQIWFLAGYYIAP, from the coding sequence ATGAGTCGGAAACCAATTGCAATCTGCACAATTCTGATATTGACGCTCATCTTTATGGCGGGTGCGATTCCGGTCGGCGCCGTATGCGGCGATGTCGATGGAAATGGGAATATTAATATTCAGGATATCGGTCACCTTATCAGATATGTCTATAAGGCAGGGCCGCCGCCGCCCAATCCGCAGGATGCCGATATCGATGGCTCGGGCGCAGTAAACATTCTTGATATAACAAGATTGCTGAACTTCCTTTATCGCGGAGGTCCTCAGCCTACCTGCGCGCCTCCTCCATTCGATTTTCCCAATACGCCCGGCTCATGGTGGAAATACTATCGCTATAATTATCTGAATGGAAAACTTGATTCATTTTTGGTAACGGCCAATGAATCGGGTGATTTCGTTTATGGTTTTGACAGCGGGACAGAGACTCAGGATATTCGGATAGTGGGTAATCAGGTTTACGCGGGACCGATTTCGGTTTGGAATTGGTGCATGGATGTCCCCTATACTTTTCCGCTGGTCGTCGGCGCAAAATGGGGGAATAGCGGCATGTGCCTGCCAAATAGTTGGGAATTTTTTGCAGATTTCGATGTAACCGGGAAGGAAATAGCAACTGTTCCCGCGGGGGTATTCTCCGAAAGTCATCTTATTTCCAGTACCTGGGCGGTGGATGAAAGTGGACCCTCGGGATTTCGAAATGAGTGGTTTGTACCAGGAGTCGGGACGGTCAAACTTGAATTGAAAAACCGCCTGTTGGGACCACCGGACACCTGGTTCTGTAATCAGATTTGGTTTTTGGCTGGTTATTATATAGCCCCATGA
- a CDS encoding T9SS type A sorting domain-containing protein, with the protein MCKVKSIVLLAAVLIVLPAFALAQAQIMWPDDVTDLIIKAAYVKGTAKCNLFYKYTLDYKEANGQTYFPILTSYIPVTSGYLGKWITAALAPGDYDLRLQVYHTLSPNPAITSIKRVNVTPNGKIGASFFNLSGQYSAIANYCDYDNDAQWEIIYATGSGIDVINADGSQSVIDQYGHYYLPVAIGNLNAGDRIDDILAVKDVDGENNDAVIGYGKDGMMFAISLGTDIERNWEYERTYAYPMLKDVNGDNIDEIFIKENGARPRVIDCRLPSGVFHEEEAHAFIPADLNHDGVYRMYVSYGNQLKSYNSNWGSPISHSFTDPNHQPDNFNTWARFLSAYDIDDDNDDELIFLAPCTDNNYHIWAFNEDVNGFLSPVSSWPRNTYISNSKFPAPPVIADIGKDGDLEYMISFWGWENNYGYIYAWHIENGNPYKGTEQSPIFAQTIFPSGITQPILVDINNDLSTEVVVSGCGLVANPGQRLIAWDKNGNWLPEYTMELGIGGTDDYMFTPFINDFDQNGYIDLVLPLWEGKLFVRGFANAVHDISATPAAMYRYVRNFDSHGPSYDQSNNYICGDVNDDSYINKADINYLIAYIFQGGPPPVHPGSGDVNCDGYVNVGDMVYIVNYLIKGGPAPCDCEGGVLKDGTAAISLRVTPIDGYSTLCLNSTIDLAALELTFDKELAKNPISYMSKDIKLLRTSVGNGERITYVDLDGGTHIGIGEYNIIRIDGVSSLESASAFDVHGKMYSVRVTECGKAMLPTEFAFDQNYPNPFNPSTIFSFSLPVESEVNLTIYNILGQEIATIINKVMPAGEHRVTWEGKDINGNSVGSGVYLSKFKAGDFQSVRKISLLK; encoded by the coding sequence ATGTGCAAAGTAAAAAGCATCGTTCTTCTTGCAGCCGTTCTTATAGTGCTTCCGGCATTTGCACTGGCACAGGCGCAAATCATGTGGCCGGATGATGTTACCGATCTCATAATCAAAGCCGCCTATGTCAAGGGAACGGCCAAATGCAACCTATTTTATAAATACACTCTTGATTACAAAGAAGCCAATGGCCAAACCTATTTTCCCATATTGACTTCGTATATTCCGGTGACAAGTGGTTATCTCGGCAAATGGATCACCGCTGCATTAGCTCCGGGTGACTATGATCTCCGCCTGCAGGTGTATCATACGCTATCACCCAACCCGGCAATTACCAGCATCAAACGGGTCAATGTAACGCCTAACGGAAAAATCGGTGCCAGCTTTTTCAACCTTAGCGGGCAGTATTCGGCCATTGCCAATTACTGCGATTATGACAACGACGCCCAGTGGGAAATTATTTATGCAACTGGCAGCGGAATAGATGTCATTAATGCTGATGGGTCCCAGAGCGTCATAGACCAGTATGGCCATTATTATTTGCCGGTGGCGATCGGAAATCTCAATGCAGGGGATCGAATTGATGACATATTGGCCGTGAAAGATGTTGACGGTGAAAACAATGATGCCGTAATTGGATATGGGAAAGACGGAATGATGTTCGCAATTTCTCTGGGGACGGATATCGAAAGGAATTGGGAATATGAGCGCACCTATGCTTATCCGATGCTGAAGGATGTAAATGGAGACAATATTGACGAAATATTCATCAAGGAAAATGGCGCACGACCTCGCGTCATCGATTGCCGACTGCCGTCCGGGGTGTTTCATGAAGAGGAGGCTCATGCCTTCATTCCCGCCGACCTCAACCACGATGGGGTCTATCGCATGTACGTTTCCTATGGAAATCAACTCAAGTCTTACAACAGCAACTGGGGCAGTCCTATAAGTCACAGTTTCACCGATCCGAATCATCAGCCCGACAATTTCAACACCTGGGCAAGATTTCTGTCGGCTTATGATATTGATGATGATAATGATGATGAACTGATCTTTCTTGCTCCATGCACGGACAACAACTACCATATCTGGGCATTTAACGAGGATGTGAATGGCTTTTTGAGCCCTGTATCATCATGGCCACGTAACACATACATATCGAACAGCAAATTCCCCGCGCCTCCGGTCATCGCCGATATTGGCAAAGATGGCGACCTTGAATATATGATCAGTTTCTGGGGTTGGGAGAATAATTACGGCTACATTTATGCCTGGCATATTGAAAACGGCAATCCCTACAAGGGTACGGAACAATCACCGATCTTTGCGCAGACAATATTCCCTTCAGGGATTACGCAGCCAATTTTGGTCGATATTAACAATGATTTGAGTACGGAGGTTGTAGTCAGCGGATGCGGCCTTGTCGCCAATCCCGGTCAGAGGCTTATCGCATGGGATAAGAACGGCAACTGGTTGCCGGAATATACCATGGAGCTTGGGATCGGTGGTACTGATGATTACATGTTTACCCCTTTTATCAACGATTTCGACCAGAACGGTTATATCGATCTGGTTCTGCCTCTCTGGGAAGGCAAACTCTTCGTGAGAGGTTTCGCAAATGCGGTGCATGATATTTCCGCAACGCCGGCTGCGATGTATCGTTATGTCCGCAATTTTGACTCTCATGGTCCATCGTATGATCAGAGTAACAATTATATATGCGGTGATGTGAATGACGACAGTTATATTAACAAAGCCGACATCAATTATCTTATCGCCTATATATTCCAGGGCGGTCCTCCACCAGTGCATCCCGGATCAGGTGATGTGAACTGCGATGGATATGTCAACGTCGGGGATATGGTCTATATCGTAAATTACCTTATTAAAGGCGGTCCGGCCCCCTGCGATTGTGAGGGAGGCGTACTCAAAGATGGTACGGCGGCGATAAGTTTGCGCGTAACACCCATTGATGGGTATTCTACATTATGTCTCAACTCCACGATTGACCTTGCGGCATTGGAACTCACATTTGATAAGGAACTCGCCAAGAATCCAATCAGTTATATGTCCAAAGATATAAAGTTGTTGCGCACCTCTGTCGGGAATGGCGAGAGAATTACTTATGTCGACCTCGACGGCGGGACACATATTGGAATAGGAGAATATAATATCATTCGCATTGACGGGGTATCATCCTTGGAATCTGCCTCGGCTTTCGATGTGCACGGTAAGATGTATTCGGTGAGAGTTACGGAATGCGGGAAAGCAATGTTGCCGACGGAATTCGCCTTTGATCAAAATTACCCTAATCCTTTCAATCCGAGTACTATATTCTCATTTTCACTGCCGGTTGAATCTGAGGTCAATTTGACAATATATAACATCCTTGGTCAAGAGATTGCCACTATAATCAATAAGGTAATGCCTGCCGGCGAGCACCGCGTTACCTGGGAGGGTAAGGATATCAATGGTAACTCGGTTGGAAGCGGAGTATACTTATCCAAATTTAAGGCAGGAGATTTCCAAAGTGTGAGAAAAATCTCACTGTTGAAATAG